Proteins found in one Desulfuromonadales bacterium genomic segment:
- a CDS encoding AMP nucleosidase, translating into MPERLQIARNWLPRYTGMSLDDLGEYILLTNYRYHVERFAELYGCEVRGDNRPMQGATNTQGLSIVNFGIGSPNAATIMDLLSARHPKGVLYLGKCGGLKKSTEIGHFILPIAAIRGEGTSNDYFPPEVPALPSFKLHKFVSEKVVAAGYDYRTGVVYTTNRRLWEHDRAFLDRLRRLTCIAIDMETATLFIVGHHNTISRGALLLVSDLPLTPEGVKTEESDLAVTRQWADIHLRLGLEAMAEIGEKGEKIKHFRY; encoded by the coding sequence ATGCCAGAGCGTCTGCAGATAGCCCGAAACTGGCTCCCCCGGTATACCGGGATGTCCCTGGACGATTTGGGGGAGTACATCCTGCTCACCAACTACCGCTACCATGTCGAGCGCTTCGCCGAGCTCTATGGCTGCGAGGTGCGCGGCGACAACCGGCCCATGCAGGGCGCCACCAACACCCAGGGGCTCTCCATCGTCAACTTCGGTATCGGCTCGCCCAACGCCGCCACCATCATGGACCTGCTCAGCGCCCGCCATCCAAAGGGCGTGCTCTACCTCGGCAAATGCGGCGGCTTGAAGAAGTCGACCGAGATCGGCCACTTCATCCTCCCCATCGCCGCCATCCGCGGCGAGGGAACGAGCAACGACTACTTTCCTCCCGAGGTCCCGGCGCTCCCCTCCTTCAAGCTGCACAAGTTCGTCTCCGAGAAAGTGGTGGCCGCCGGCTACGACTACCGCACCGGGGTGGTCTATACCACCAATCGCCGCCTCTGGGAACATGACCGCGCCTTCCTCGACCGCCTCCGCCGGCTCACCTGCATCGCCATCGACATGGAGACCGCCACCCTGTTCATCGTCGGCCACCACAACACCATCTCCCGCGGCGCCCTGTTGCTGGTCTCCGACCTGCCGCTCACCCCCGAGGGGGTGAAGACCGAAGAGTCGGATCTCGCCGTCACCCGCCAGTGGGCCGACATACACCTGCGCCTGGGCCTGGAGGCGATGGCCGAGATTGGGGAAAAGGGTGAGAAGATCAAGCACTTTCGCTACTGA